From the genome of Archaeoglobus neptunius, one region includes:
- a CDS encoding DUF357 domain-containing protein → MSVEEELINETVKWMKNLENRIEGIDGDRRFLDNIKAYISDSRYFMEKGDFVRAFECVIWAWAWLEIGLDVGKLRHATP, encoded by the coding sequence TTGAGCGTCGAGGAAGAGCTGATAAACGAGACAGTAAAATGGATGAAAAATCTGGAGAACAGGATTGAGGGTATCGATGGTGACAGGAGGTTTTTGGATAACATCAAAGCCTACATAAGTGACTCCAGATACTTCATGGAAAAAGGGGATTTTGTACGAGCATTCGAGTGTGTTATATGGGCCTGGGCGTGGCTCGAGATAGGGCTTGATGTGGGGAAGCTGAGGCATGCCACTCCGTAA